One Micromonospora sp. WMMD812 genomic window carries:
- a CDS encoding RHS repeat-associated core domain-containing protein has protein sequence MVGNTIGGGSAYWTNWTVDAIGNRTEQVEHNLTGGTDTTTTYTYNGNGQNKPHTLTSTATSGGATGSASYTYDAAGNTTGRNAAQGNQALTWDDAGKLTGVTGGTSGDNTFIYDADGNLLIQKEPGKSILYLPGQQHTLNTTTGTISGNRYYQLPGGGTCIRSGTGTAYTFTITDHQGTPSLYLDNTAQNPTWRQYTPYGGARGATVNSPDNHGFLNKPMSPTGLSIVGARAYDTAVGRFVSVDPLQDLAAPQQWNGYAYSHNSPVTFSDPTGLIDTDCLTVASCPDYRWGDEKGNRKNKARMSKEAGKSCWPRCSGSKDLRKPERVYPFGTCAGRKREMCELNDDEAKAKGQLDGMLMQYGADPNFCLPLKLYCQYGGDRPGVHEIAMCRKMGMLDCKAMHEAFEWAEQLAGPSPKSGAKAFDPKWNAEHHSLWMALAVVNGVDPDDARLMGLAHELDGPATGAPRLGSVDSRIDLANNDAGIKIGMAARGSTPPGRGVSDRGIAAFFIHTALAQDNECIQLTCLHLGARP, from the coding sequence ATGGTCGGCAACACCATCGGCGGCGGCAGCGCCTACTGGACCAACTGGACCGTTGACGCCATCGGCAACCGCACCGAACAGGTCGAGCACAACCTGACCGGCGGTACCGACACCACCACCACCTACACCTACAACGGCAACGGCCAGAACAAGCCCCACACCTTGACCTCCACCGCAACAAGCGGCGGCGCGACCGGGTCCGCCTCCTACACCTACGACGCTGCCGGCAACACCACCGGCCGCAACGCCGCACAGGGCAACCAGGCCCTCACATGGGACGACGCCGGCAAGCTCACCGGAGTCACTGGCGGCACCAGCGGCGACAACACATTCATCTACGACGCCGACGGCAACCTGCTCATCCAGAAGGAACCGGGGAAGAGCATCCTCTACCTACCCGGACAACAACACACCCTCAACACCACCACCGGTACGATCAGCGGAAACCGCTACTACCAACTCCCCGGCGGCGGAACCTGCATCCGCTCCGGCACCGGCACCGCCTACACCTTCACCATCACCGATCACCAGGGGACACCGTCGCTCTACCTCGACAACACCGCACAGAACCCCACCTGGAGGCAATACACCCCGTACGGTGGGGCCCGTGGCGCGACAGTCAATTCTCCGGACAATCACGGCTTCTTGAACAAGCCGATGAGTCCCACTGGCCTAAGTATCGTAGGTGCCCGCGCCTACGATACGGCAGTTGGCCGATTCGTCTCGGTGGATCCTTTGCAAGATCTGGCAGCCCCCCAGCAATGGAACGGTTACGCCTACTCTCACAACAGCCCTGTGACCTTCAGCGATCCTACCGGTCTCATTGACACCGATTGCCTGACCGTTGCAAGCTGCCCGGATTACCGTTGGGGTGACGAGAAGGGTAATAGGAAGAACAAAGCCCGTATGAGCAAGGAGGCCGGCAAGTCTTGCTGGCCGCGATGCTCTGGTTCAAAGGATCTCCGCAAGCCGGAACGGGTCTACCCGTTTGGAACGTGTGCGGGTCGTAAGCGCGAGATGTGTGAACTCAACGACGACGAAGCGAAGGCCAAGGGGCAGTTGGACGGGATGCTCATGCAGTATGGTGCAGACCCCAACTTTTGTTTGCCCTTGAAACTCTACTGCCAATACGGTGGAGATCGGCCCGGCGTTCACGAGATCGCGATGTGCCGGAAGATGGGGATGCTTGATTGCAAGGCTATGCATGAGGCGTTTGAGTGGGCGGAACAGCTCGCCGGGCCGTCACCGAAGAGCGGTGCGAAGGCTTTCGATCCCAAATGGAATGCCGAACACCATAGCTTATGGATGGCGTTGGCAGTCGTGAACGGGGTCGATCCGGACGATGCGCGCCTGATGGGGCTTGCGCATGAATTGGACGGTCCGGCAACAGGGGCCCCACGGCTGGGTAGTGTCGATTCCCGTATCGATCTAGCCAACAACGATGCAGGAATCAAGATCGGAATGGCGGCACGGGGGTCAACACCTCCCGGACGTGGTGTCTCGGATCGAGGAATAGCCGCCTTTTTCATCCACACGGCATTGGCGCAGGATAATGAATGTATCCAGCTTACCTGCCTACACCTCGGGGCGAGGCCATGA
- a CDS encoding alpha-L-fucosidase, whose product MTYQPDKDSLDARPIPDWYRDAKLGIFVHWGLYSVPAFAERTDSDYSAFMRDLMAGKGTADRIPYAEWYLNGLRVPGSPTNVHHVATYGRNFSYFDFRTEFETHADRVDFADWARLFSEAGARYIVMVTRHLDGYPLWPTRVEHPHMPRDYRPRRDLVGDLTKTVREHGMRMGLYYGGGIDWTFLTKPIKTMTDLMRHQALGPDYAHYAAAQWRELIDTYQPSVVWNDMGWPADYDPHQLMAHYYNSVADGVVNDRWTQLKMPRNRLARSLYLRFVGQALKAMAKRGRSMPERPPTFHYDVATHEYAAPATVPSGAWELTRGLGKSFGYNAQETSADTLTGKELIHLLADVVANGGNLLLNVGPDGEGRIPHIQQAPLRALGTWLGRNAQAVYGTRPWTRNAANTTSGDEVRFTRNGRTTYAIVLADQPAGKVIIRDFNAPETSRISVLGGAHTVPWQHSDTGLQIELPPEQQPQKDAYVLSITPA is encoded by the coding sequence GTGACCTACCAACCGGACAAGGATTCGTTGGATGCACGACCAATTCCGGACTGGTACCGCGACGCCAAGCTCGGGATTTTCGTCCACTGGGGACTCTACTCAGTACCGGCCTTCGCCGAGCGCACGGACTCTGACTACAGCGCCTTCATGCGTGACCTGATGGCGGGAAAGGGCACCGCCGACCGGATCCCCTACGCCGAGTGGTACCTCAACGGTCTTCGGGTGCCAGGGTCGCCGACAAACGTACATCACGTGGCCACCTATGGACGAAACTTCTCCTACTTCGACTTCCGTACAGAGTTCGAAACCCACGCCGATCGGGTCGACTTCGCGGACTGGGCGAGGTTGTTCTCGGAGGCAGGTGCCCGGTACATAGTCATGGTCACCCGCCACCTAGACGGGTACCCACTTTGGCCCACGCGGGTCGAGCATCCGCACATGCCCCGTGACTACCGGCCGCGGCGGGACCTGGTCGGCGACCTCACGAAAACCGTCCGCGAGCACGGCATGCGGATGGGGCTTTACTACGGCGGCGGCATCGACTGGACATTTCTCACCAAGCCAATCAAGACCATGACTGATCTCATGCGACACCAAGCCCTCGGCCCGGACTACGCCCATTATGCCGCAGCCCAGTGGCGAGAGCTGATTGACACGTATCAGCCGTCAGTGGTCTGGAACGACATGGGCTGGCCGGCGGACTACGACCCCCACCAGCTCATGGCCCATTACTACAACTCCGTGGCCGACGGAGTGGTCAACGATCGCTGGACCCAGCTCAAGATGCCTCGCAACCGCTTGGCCCGTTCGCTCTACCTGAGATTCGTCGGCCAGGCGCTCAAGGCCATGGCCAAGCGCGGCCGCTCCATGCCCGAACGACCACCGACCTTCCACTACGACGTGGCCACGCACGAGTACGCCGCACCCGCCACCGTGCCCTCCGGCGCTTGGGAGCTCACCCGCGGCCTGGGAAAATCGTTCGGCTACAACGCACAGGAAACCAGCGCGGACACCTTGACTGGCAAAGAACTGATCCACCTGCTCGCCGACGTGGTAGCAAACGGCGGCAACCTGCTGCTCAACGTCGGCCCAGACGGCGAAGGCCGTATCCCCCACATTCAGCAGGCTCCGCTGCGTGCACTCGGCACCTGGCTCGGCCGCAACGCGCAGGCCGTGTACGGCACCCGTCCCTGGACCCGCAACGCGGCGAACACCACCAGCGGCGACGAGGTCCGATTCACCCGCAACGGCCGAACAACCTACGCAATCGTGCTCGCCGACCAACCCGCCGGCAAGGTAATCATCCGTGACTTCAACGCTCCCGAGACCAGCAGGATCAGTGTGCTAGGCGGCGCCCACACCGTGCCATGGCAGCACAGCGACACCGGCCTGCAAATCGAGCTACCCCCGGAACAACAGCCACAAAAGGACGCCTACGTGCTTTCGATCACCCCCGCCTGA
- a CDS encoding NAD(P)-binding oxidoreductase, with protein sequence MTTTVLVTGGTGRLGRTLVPQLADAGHEVRVLTREERKPAVWALAVGDLRTGRGIAEAVTGAEVIIHLATTNGRGDVAATRNLITAARAVGRPHLVYVSIVGIEDVALGYYRAKLACERLIEESGLPWTIQRTTQFHDLITAICNAQRGLPVTMMPSKVSFQPIDVIEVADRLGAIAAAPAAARVPDLGGPQVRDAAELARAYLRAIGRRRPVWSIPMPGKAMRDYRAGNHLTRERAVGRITFDEFLAGIACERSGR encoded by the coding sequence ATGACGACAACGGTTCTGGTTACCGGCGGTACCGGACGACTCGGACGCACCCTCGTGCCGCAGCTGGCCGACGCCGGCCACGAGGTGCGCGTACTGACCCGCGAGGAACGCAAGCCCGCCGTGTGGGCGTTGGCGGTCGGTGATCTGCGCACCGGACGCGGAATTGCCGAGGCGGTCACGGGCGCCGAGGTGATCATCCACTTGGCCACTACCAACGGGCGCGGCGACGTGGCCGCGACGCGTAACCTGATCACCGCGGCGAGGGCTGTCGGGAGACCGCATCTGGTGTACGTGTCGATCGTCGGTATCGAGGACGTCGCACTCGGCTACTATCGCGCGAAGCTGGCCTGCGAGCGACTGATTGAGGAGTCCGGGCTGCCGTGGACGATCCAGCGCACGACCCAGTTCCACGACCTGATCACCGCGATCTGCAATGCCCAGCGCGGGCTGCCTGTGACGATGATGCCATCGAAGGTGAGCTTCCAACCGATTGACGTCATCGAGGTCGCCGATCGGCTCGGCGCGATCGCCGCGGCGCCCGCCGCGGCACGGGTGCCCGATCTCGGCGGGCCGCAGGTGCGTGACGCGGCCGAACTGGCCCGCGCCTACCTCCGGGCGATCGGACGCCGCCGCCCGGTGTGGTCGATTCCCATGCCGGGAAAGGCGATGCGGGACTACCGCGCGGGCAACCACCTCACCCGGGAGCGGGCGGTCGGACGGATCACGTTCGATGAGTTCCTTGCCGGGATCGCGTGCGAACGGAGCGGCCGATGA